From Thalassococcus sp. S3, one genomic window encodes:
- a CDS encoding beta-1,6-N-acetylglucosaminyltransferase, with protein sequence MTVGIVMLVHTALPRAEQVARHWTANGCPVVLHVDAKVRRDVFQAFRKKLSNDPLITFSKRYRCEWGTWGIVAASQQAAHQLLQQFGAVNHVYLSSGSCLPLRPVQDMVDYLAARPQTDFIESATTADVPWTVGGLDEERFTLRFPFSWKRQRKLFDIYVRLQRRLGLKRRLPQGLVPHMGSQWWCLTRQTLLSILEDPHRETYDGYFRKVWIPDESYFQSLVRIYSTNIESRSLTLSKFDFQGKPHIFYDDHLQLLRRSDCFVARKIWPHADRLYRAFLTENATELKRTEPNPGKIDRIFAKAVERRTRGRPGLYMQSRFPNLDWENGVTCGPYSVFQGFTELFEDFEPWLAKATGTRVHSHIFDPDRVMFAGGQTMINGCLSDSAASRDYDPKAFLTNLIWNTRGERQCFQYGPTDNQKPAWMMARDPNAQISVITGAWAVPLFRASNNFAELRAQAADLQRIENKHLSVLRGPGTKARIRIWTMAEFVEAPMEPLQNILDEIGVVQNRRLAEAPKMVDLSGFGQFLQNLKNQGMHPYLMGDFPVDTAPLHQEQPKQKPYLVK encoded by the coding sequence ATGACCGTCGGGATCGTGATGCTGGTTCATACCGCGCTGCCCCGGGCAGAGCAGGTCGCGCGCCATTGGACGGCCAATGGGTGCCCGGTTGTGTTGCATGTCGATGCGAAGGTGCGCCGCGATGTCTTTCAGGCGTTTCGCAAAAAGCTGTCCAATGACCCGCTGATCACATTCTCAAAGCGCTATCGCTGTGAATGGGGCACCTGGGGGATCGTCGCGGCCTCTCAGCAGGCGGCTCATCAACTGCTTCAGCAATTCGGCGCGGTCAATCACGTCTATCTCTCCTCCGGCTCCTGTCTGCCGCTTCGGCCGGTGCAGGACATGGTGGATTACCTCGCAGCCCGCCCGCAAACCGACTTCATCGAAAGCGCCACGACCGCCGATGTGCCCTGGACGGTCGGCGGCCTGGATGAGGAACGGTTCACACTGCGCTTCCCGTTTTCCTGGAAGCGGCAGCGCAAACTCTTTGACATCTATGTGCGGCTGCAACGGCGCCTTGGGCTCAAGCGTCGCCTGCCGCAGGGTCTTGTGCCCCATATGGGCAGCCAATGGTGGTGTTTGACGCGCCAGACGCTTTTGTCGATCCTCGAGGATCCGCACCGGGAAACATACGACGGATACTTTCGCAAGGTCTGGATCCCGGACGAAAGCTATTTCCAGTCCCTCGTGCGCATTTATTCGACCAACATCGAAAGCCGGTCGCTCACGCTCTCGAAGTTCGATTTTCAGGGTAAACCGCATATCTTCTATGATGACCATCTGCAGCTGCTGCGTCGGTCGGATTGCTTCGTGGCGCGCAAGATCTGGCCTCATGCCGATCGCCTCTACCGCGCATTCCTGACGGAGAACGCAACAGAGTTGAAACGGACGGAGCCCAACCCGGGCAAGATCGACCGCATCTTTGCCAAAGCGGTGGAGCGGCGAACGCGCGGACGGCCGGGTCTTTACATGCAAAGCCGGTTCCCCAACCTCGATTGGGAAAACGGAGTGACATGCGGTCCTTATTCGGTTTTTCAGGGCTTCACGGAGCTTTTCGAGGACTTTGAACCGTGGTTGGCGAAAGCCACGGGGACACGGGTGCATAGCCATATTTTCGATCCGGATCGCGTGATGTTCGCGGGCGGGCAAACCATGATCAACGGGTGCCTCAGCGACAGTGCCGCCAGCAGGGATTATGACCCCAAGGCGTTCCTGACCAACCTGATCTGGAACACCCGCGGGGAACGCCAGTGCTTTCAATACGGTCCGACGGACAATCAAAAACCCGCATGGATGATGGCCCGCGATCCCAACGCGCAGATTTCGGTGATCACGGGTGCATGGGCGGTTCCCCTGTTTCGGGCGAGCAATAATTTTGCCGAGTTGAGGGCGCAGGCCGCGGATCTGCAGAGAATCGAGAACAAGCATCTGTCGGTGTTACGCGGGCCGGGCACCAAGGCACGGATCCGCATCTGGACGATGGCGGAATTCGTCGAGGCGCCGATGGAGCCGCTTCAGAACATTCTGGACGAAATCGGGGTGGTGCAGAACAGACGCCTGGCCGAAGCTCCGAAAATGGTGGATCTCAGCGGATTTGGCCAATTTTTGCAAAATCTGAAGAATCAGGGCATGCACCCCTATCTGATGGGAGATTTTCCCGTGGACACCGCTCCGCTGCATCAGGAACAGCCGAAGCAGAAGCCCTATTTGGTCAAATAA
- a CDS encoding glycosyltransferase family 2 protein — MPIADRTDGIQSGDILLFSTMRNERVRLPYFLKYYRDLGVNHFLIVDNDSTDGGLDYLKSQPDVSVWHTKSGYKRARFGVDWLNWLQMRHAHGHWSLTVDPDEFFIYPFCDTRPLRALTDWLDASSIKSFSAMLLDMYPKGRLDEQPYREGQDPMEIASWFDSGNYTMRRNKRYGNLWIQGGPRSRVFFYDKPQLAPALNKIPLVKWDRRYAYVSSTHMLLPRGLNLVYDEWGGEKASGILLHTKFLDTFNAKASEELNRKQHYSASVEYKAYAETLRDDPELWCKWSEKYINWRQLEILGLMSKGNWA; from the coding sequence ATGCCGATTGCCGACCGGACCGATGGCATCCAAAGCGGCGATATCCTGCTATTCTCGACCATGCGTAACGAACGGGTACGCCTGCCTTACTTCCTGAAATACTATCGCGACCTCGGCGTTAATCATTTCCTGATCGTGGACAATGACAGCACCGATGGCGGTCTGGACTATCTCAAGTCGCAGCCGGACGTGTCGGTCTGGCATACCAAATCCGGATACAAGCGTGCCCGCTTCGGCGTGGATTGGTTGAATTGGCTGCAGATGCGCCACGCGCACGGACACTGGTCGCTGACCGTGGACCCGGATGAATTCTTCATCTACCCGTTTTGCGACACACGCCCATTGCGGGCGCTGACCGACTGGCTCGACGCCTCTTCCATCAAGTCCTTCAGTGCCATGCTGCTCGACATGTATCCCAAAGGGCGTCTGGACGAGCAGCCCTATCGCGAGGGCCAGGATCCGATGGAGATCGCCTCCTGGTTCGACAGTGGCAATTACACGATGCGGCGTAACAAGCGGTACGGCAATCTGTGGATTCAGGGCGGGCCGCGCAGCCGTGTCTTCTTTTACGACAAACCCCAACTGGCACCCGCGCTGAACAAGATCCCGCTGGTGAAATGGGACCGGCGTTACGCTTACGTCAGCTCAACCCACATGCTGTTGCCGCGTGGTCTGAACCTCGTCTACGACGAATGGGGGGGCGAGAAGGCGTCAGGCATCCTGCTGCACACAAAGTTTCTGGACACCTTCAATGCCAAGGCAAGTGAGGAGTTGAACCGGAAGCAGCACTACTCCGCCTCGGTCGAATACAAGGCCTATGCAGAGACCCTTCGCGATGACCCGGAATTGTGGTGCAAGTGGTCAGAGAAATACATCAACTGGCGTCAACTTGAGATCCTGGGGCTTATGTCCAAGGGGAACTGGGCATGA
- a CDS encoding glycosyltransferase has protein sequence MHGDGTKLAITTNRPKARLLDLTRLIRRVGRVLTGVDRVELAYLVHLQKDPVPLYLIARTRLGYVLVGPDGAKALAERLTGDAAWGPPDLIELLGLGRRAEADLRRFACARAVPGRLRAMLARHLPDGFAYLNVGHSNLTERMLGAVQECGGRIAVLLHDAIPLDFPQFQRPGVPDAFRAKLQRVRRCADLILYNSEHSRDRAEAHMSAWGDVPDSAVVPLGIDVPRLDPGAVPAALDLSDPYFVTVGTIEPRKGHDLLLDVWDDLGEDAPRLFVCGARGWQNEAVFRRLDALGPATRVTELSDLPDGAVHSLVAGARALLCPSLAEGYGLPPLEALAVGTRPVCLELPIYRETMGDIPVYVKETDRYLWRNEIQRLMGAPKEQDSIEWRARFQPPSWDKHFNTVLTLT, from the coding sequence ATGCATGGAGATGGCACCAAGCTGGCCATTACGACAAATAGACCCAAGGCCCGTCTGCTGGATCTGACGCGGCTGATCCGACGGGTGGGCCGGGTATTGACCGGGGTCGATCGTGTTGAGTTGGCCTATCTGGTTCACCTGCAAAAAGACCCGGTCCCTCTTTACCTGATAGCACGGACGCGGCTGGGCTATGTCCTCGTCGGACCAGATGGCGCGAAAGCTCTTGCTGAGCGGCTGACCGGAGACGCCGCATGGGGCCCTCCCGATCTGATTGAGCTTCTTGGCCTGGGCCGCCGGGCCGAGGCCGATCTGCGCCGTTTTGCCTGCGCGCGGGCGGTGCCGGGGCGTTTGCGGGCGATGCTCGCGCGGCATCTGCCGGATGGCTTTGCCTATCTCAATGTCGGGCACAGCAACCTGACAGAGCGCATGCTGGGTGCCGTCCAGGAATGCGGTGGCCGCATAGCGGTCCTATTGCATGATGCGATCCCACTGGATTTCCCGCAGTTTCAGCGCCCCGGAGTACCAGACGCCTTTCGCGCCAAGCTGCAGCGCGTCCGGCGCTGTGCTGACCTGATCCTCTATAACTCCGAGCACAGCCGGGACCGGGCTGAGGCGCATATGAGCGCTTGGGGAGATGTCCCGGACAGCGCGGTCGTTCCGTTGGGCATTGATGTACCGCGCCTTGATCCCGGTGCGGTTCCAGCGGCGCTGGACCTTTCCGATCCCTATTTCGTGACCGTGGGCACGATCGAGCCACGCAAAGGGCATGACCTTTTGCTCGACGTTTGGGACGATCTCGGCGAGGACGCGCCGAGGCTTTTTGTGTGCGGCGCGCGGGGATGGCAGAATGAAGCTGTTTTTCGCCGACTTGATGCGCTTGGACCGGCGACCCGGGTGACCGAATTGTCCGACCTGCCCGACGGCGCCGTTCACAGTCTGGTCGCGGGCGCCAGAGCTTTGCTTTGCCCCAGCCTTGCCGAAGGCTACGGTTTGCCGCCTTTGGAGGCACTTGCAGTGGGGACCCGACCCGTCTGCCTTGAATTACCTATCTACCGGGAAACAATGGGCGATATTCCCGTTTACGTAAAAGAAACAGACCGTTATCTATGGAGAAACGAAATACAGCGCTTGATGGGGGCGCCAAAAGAACAGGACAGCATTGAGTGGCGCGCGAGGTTTCAGCCGCCGAGTTGGGACAAGCACTTCAACACCGTGTTAACGTTGACCTGA
- the galE gene encoding UDP-glucose 4-epimerase GalE has translation MTHVLVTGGAGYIGSHACKALKAAGYVPVTYDNLITGWQDAVKFGPFVQGDLTDRATLDAAFAEYKPIAVMHFAALSQVGEAMKEPGKYWHNNVTGSLSLIEAAVAAGCLDFVFSSTCATYGEHDNVVLDEETNQEPLNAYGASKKAIEDILKDFEAAYGLRHVIFRYFNVAGADPEAEVGEFHRPETHLIPLMLDAIEGKRDALTVFGTDYETPDGTCIRDYVHVCDLVDAHVLGLKWLEEGKGSRVFNLGTGSGFSVREVIDHSRAVTNRDVPYVEGPRRPGDCTKLVSGSVRAVEELGWTPTRSTLHTMIEDAWRWHQAGHYDK, from the coding sequence GTGACGCATGTTCTCGTGACAGGTGGCGCGGGCTATATCGGCTCGCACGCCTGCAAGGCCTTGAAAGCGGCGGGCTACGTGCCCGTCACCTATGACAATCTCATCACCGGATGGCAGGATGCCGTAAAGTTCGGCCCGTTCGTGCAGGGCGACCTCACTGATCGCGCCACGCTCGATGCGGCGTTCGCGGAATATAAGCCGATTGCGGTGATGCATTTCGCGGCGCTCAGCCAGGTGGGCGAAGCGATGAAGGAGCCAGGCAAGTACTGGCACAACAACGTCACAGGCTCTTTGAGCCTGATCGAAGCGGCGGTCGCAGCGGGCTGCCTTGATTTCGTGTTCTCTTCGACCTGCGCGACCTATGGCGAGCACGACAATGTCGTGCTGGATGAAGAGACGAATCAGGAGCCTTTGAATGCTTACGGCGCCTCGAAGAAGGCGATCGAAGACATATTGAAGGATTTCGAAGCAGCCTATGGCCTGCGCCATGTGATCTTTCGGTATTTCAACGTGGCCGGTGCCGATCCGGAGGCCGAGGTGGGCGAGTTCCATCGGCCGGAAACGCATCTGATTCCACTGATGCTGGATGCGATCGAGGGAAAGCGGGATGCCCTGACAGTGTTCGGGACAGATTACGAGACGCCTGACGGCACCTGTATCCGCGACTACGTTCATGTCTGCGATCTGGTTGACGCGCATGTTCTTGGCCTGAAATGGCTGGAAGAGGGAAAGGGGAGCCGGGTGTTCAATCTGGGCACGGGAAGCGGCTTTTCGGTGCGCGAGGTGATCGACCATTCCCGGGCGGTCACGAATCGCGACGTTCCGTATGTCGAAGGGCCCCGGCGTCCGGGCGATTGCACGAAGCTGGTTTCGGGTTCTGTGCGCGCGGTCGAAGAGCTGGGCTGGACACCAACGCGCTCTACGCTGCATACCATGATCGAAGATGCATGGAGATGGCACCAAGCTGGCCATTACGACAAATAG
- the galU gene encoding UTP--glucose-1-phosphate uridylyltransferase GalU, giving the protein MRKKLTKAIFPVAGMGTRFLPATKSVPKEIMTLVDRPLVQYAIDEARAAGIKEFIFVTSRGKSALEDYFDHSPILEQELERKGKTDLLETLQDTNMDSGAIAYIRQHKALGLGHAVWCARRLIANEPFAVILPDDVIAAEKPCLEQMVEAYEETGASMVAAMEVPPEKTSSYGILDVQEDMGSIVSVKGMVEKPKAEDAPSNLAVIGRYILTPAVLRNLNKKKTGAGNEIQLTDAIAEEIGKEDGGVYGYRFRGQRFDCGSKAGFLQATVAFGLARDDLREDLSRYLSEIVQIDKAAQ; this is encoded by the coding sequence ATGCGTAAAAAGCTTACCAAAGCCATTTTTCCGGTTGCTGGGATGGGAACACGGTTCCTGCCCGCTACGAAGTCTGTCCCGAAAGAGATCATGACCCTGGTCGACCGGCCGCTTGTTCAGTACGCCATCGACGAGGCGCGTGCTGCCGGGATCAAGGAGTTCATCTTTGTCACCTCACGCGGCAAGAGCGCGCTGGAAGACTATTTCGACCATTCCCCCATCCTTGAGCAGGAGCTTGAGCGTAAGGGGAAAACGGATCTGCTCGAAACGCTGCAAGACACCAATATGGACAGCGGCGCAATTGCCTATATCCGGCAGCACAAGGCGCTGGGCCTGGGCCACGCGGTGTGGTGCGCACGTCGGCTGATCGCGAACGAACCTTTCGCGGTGATCCTGCCCGATGACGTGATCGCGGCTGAAAAGCCTTGTCTCGAACAGATGGTGGAAGCTTACGAAGAAACCGGTGCCAGCATGGTTGCAGCCATGGAAGTGCCGCCGGAGAAGACCTCGTCCTACGGTATCCTCGATGTTCAAGAGGACATGGGATCCATCGTGTCGGTCAAAGGCATGGTCGAGAAGCCGAAAGCGGAAGACGCGCCCTCCAACCTCGCGGTGATCGGACGGTATATCCTGACACCTGCGGTTCTGCGCAACCTGAATAAAAAGAAGACCGGCGCTGGCAATGAAATCCAGTTGACCGATGCCATCGCCGAGGAAATCGGCAAGGAAGATGGCGGCGTTTACGGATATCGCTTCCGGGGCCAGCGTTTTGACTGCGGTTCCAAGGCAGGGTTCCTGCAAGCCACTGTGGCCTTTGGCCTGGCGCGGGATGATCTGCGGGAAGACTTGTCGCGGTATCTCAGCGAAATCGTCCAAATCGACAAAGCAGCACAATAG
- a CDS encoding glycosyltransferase family 2 protein, producing the protein MTSPPVSVVVVSRGRPKALTRCLTGISQLLYAPFEIIVVACTEGLRAVRRLPIADDLKLVVFDEANISQARNMGVAEAAGEIVAFIDDDAVPEPAWLTYLIGPFSDPDVSAVGGFVRGRNGISWQWQAQSVDHTGETASLDVDSHRATILTAQPGQAVKTEGTNMAIRRSILAEMGGFDPNFHYFHDETDLNLRLAARRLQTAIAPLAEVHHGFQENAIRTRSRVPKDLHQIGASWAVFLNKHCPEDMRSEIWIAIRRRERARALRHMVTGALEPRDVGRLMRSLDAGHAEGLTRPPIAMPALPRSATAFQPFPSNTKRQHVVLAGRSWSAARLRAEAKAHVQAGRITTLFLFSPTALFHHVVFESDGYWCQTGGTFGRSLRNDPLFRLTSFTRRVRREKRRYCTMRGTA; encoded by the coding sequence ATGACGTCCCCTCCGGTCAGCGTGGTCGTGGTCAGCCGTGGCCGGCCTAAAGCGCTGACACGGTGTCTGACGGGTATTTCTCAGCTTCTTTACGCGCCGTTCGAAATCATCGTGGTTGCCTGTACCGAAGGGCTTCGTGCGGTCAGACGTCTGCCGATTGCGGATGATCTCAAACTGGTTGTGTTCGACGAGGCCAACATATCCCAGGCGCGCAACATGGGCGTGGCGGAGGCCGCCGGCGAGATCGTCGCTTTCATAGATGACGACGCGGTGCCGGAGCCTGCGTGGCTCACTTACCTGATTGGCCCGTTTTCAGACCCTGACGTCAGCGCGGTCGGTGGTTTTGTGCGCGGCCGAAACGGCATTTCCTGGCAATGGCAGGCACAGTCGGTCGACCACACAGGAGAGACCGCATCGCTTGATGTCGATTCGCATCGCGCCACGATCCTGACCGCGCAACCCGGTCAGGCCGTGAAGACGGAAGGCACCAACATGGCCATCCGCCGGTCGATTCTGGCTGAGATGGGCGGTTTCGATCCTAACTTTCACTATTTCCATGACGAGACCGATCTGAACCTCCGCCTTGCCGCGCGCCGCTTGCAGACCGCCATCGCGCCTCTGGCCGAGGTGCATCACGGGTTTCAGGAAAACGCGATACGCACCCGATCAAGGGTGCCGAAGGATCTGCATCAGATCGGGGCAAGCTGGGCTGTGTTTTTGAACAAGCATTGTCCCGAGGACATGCGCTCCGAGATCTGGATAGCGATTCGCCGGCGTGAACGGGCGCGCGCGCTTCGGCATATGGTGACAGGCGCTTTGGAACCCCGCGATGTCGGCAGATTGATGCGCAGCCTCGACGCCGGACATGCCGAAGGTCTGACGAGACCGCCCATAGCGATGCCTGCCCTGCCCCGATCGGCGACCGCGTTTCAGCCTTTCCCTTCTAACACGAAACGACAGCATGTTGTGCTGGCAGGGCGATCCTGGTCTGCCGCACGCCTTCGCGCCGAGGCCAAGGCCCATGTTCAGGCGGGACGGATCACAACGCTGTTTCTCTTTTCGCCGACCGCCTTGTTTCATCACGTTGTTTTCGAAAGCGACGGATATTGGTGCCAAACCGGGGGAACATTCGGGAGGAGTTTGCGAAACGATCCGCTGTTTCGCTTAACATCGTTCACAAGACGCGTCCGTCGCGAAAAGAGGCGTTATTGCACTATGCGCGGAACTGCGTAA
- a CDS encoding 3-deoxy-manno-octulosonate cytidylyltransferase codes for MSVLIVIPARFASSRYPGKPLAELTGAKGQKVSLIERSWRAAQAVSGVDRVVVATDDQRIQDACQAFGAEVVMTSPTCANGTERCAEAHQVLGGGFDIVVNLQGDAPLTPHWFIEDLVTGLVNAPEAGAATPVLRCDGAALAGFLADRKAGRVGGTTAVFDQSNRALYFSKEVIPFTTETYADTAPTPVFHHVGVYAFRADALAAYPGWDVGPLETLEGLEQLRFMESGRSILCVEVEARGRQFWELNNPEDIPKIEAMMQAMGLE; via the coding sequence ATGTCCGTCCTTATCGTCATCCCGGCCCGTTTTGCCTCCTCCCGCTACCCCGGAAAGCCGCTTGCGGAATTGACCGGTGCGAAGGGGCAAAAGGTCAGCCTGATTGAGCGCTCCTGGCGCGCGGCACAGGCCGTCAGCGGCGTGGACCGGGTCGTGGTGGCGACAGACGATCAGCGTATCCAGGACGCATGCCAAGCCTTCGGGGCGGAGGTTGTCATGACCTCCCCCACCTGTGCCAACGGCACGGAACGATGTGCCGAAGCACACCAGGTGCTCGGCGGCGGGTTTGACATCGTCGTCAATCTGCAGGGCGATGCGCCGCTTACGCCCCACTGGTTTATCGAAGATCTGGTGACGGGACTGGTGAATGCCCCGGAAGCCGGCGCCGCGACGCCGGTTCTGCGCTGCGATGGGGCGGCATTGGCCGGATTTCTGGCGGATCGAAAGGCGGGCCGCGTCGGCGGCACCACCGCTGTCTTCGATCAGTCCAACAGGGCACTTTATTTCTCGAAGGAGGTTATTCCCTTCACCACAGAGACCTATGCCGACACCGCCCCCACGCCGGTCTTTCACCATGTCGGTGTTTACGCCTTTCGCGCGGACGCGCTGGCTGCCTATCCCGGCTGGGACGTTGGCCCGCTGGAAACACTCGAAGGGCTTGAGCAACTGCGGTTCATGGAAAGCGGGCGCAGCATCCTCTGTGTGGAGGTTGAGGCACGGGGCCGGCAGTTCTGGGAGTTGAACAACCCCGAAGACATCCCCAAGATCGAGGCCATGATGCAGGCAATGGGATTGGAATGA
- the cysQ gene encoding 3'(2'),5'-bisphosphate nucleotidase CysQ — translation MTYEALIPVIRRLALEAGDKIMEIYEADDFDVKVKSDDSPVTAADEAADALISDGLKAAFPDVMLVTEEQSASHKETGDTFLIVDPLDGTKEFIHRRGDFTVNIALVENGVPTRGVVYAPAKGRMFLTLADGSTVEEKGPFNPEEMGEASKVTVSQPDNAGLMVVASKSHRDQATDDYIGKYSVKDMTSAGSSLKFCLVATGEADLYPRLGRTMEWDTAAGHAVLAGAGGQVVRFDDQTPLTYGKEGYANPFFIAYAPGVELKPA, via the coding sequence ATGACCTATGAGGCACTTATTCCCGTGATACGACGCCTCGCGCTTGAGGCAGGCGACAAGATCATGGAGATTTACGAGGCCGATGATTTCGATGTGAAGGTCAAGTCGGATGATAGTCCGGTCACCGCCGCGGACGAGGCTGCGGATGCTTTGATCTCGGATGGGCTGAAAGCCGCGTTTCCCGACGTGATGCTCGTGACCGAAGAGCAGTCCGCCTCGCACAAGGAAACAGGCGATACATTCCTGATCGTCGACCCTCTGGACGGCACCAAGGAGTTTATTCATCGGCGCGGGGACTTCACGGTGAACATCGCGCTTGTCGAAAACGGCGTGCCGACGCGCGGAGTTGTTTACGCGCCGGCCAAGGGGCGGATGTTTCTGACCCTCGCCGATGGCAGCACGGTCGAAGAAAAAGGTCCCTTCAACCCCGAAGAGATGGGAGAGGCCAGCAAGGTCACCGTCTCACAGCCCGACAATGCGGGATTGATGGTCGTGGCCAGCAAATCTCACCGCGATCAGGCAACTGATGACTATATCGGCAAATATAGTGTGAAAGACATGACCAGCGCAGGGTCCTCGCTGAAGTTCTGTCTTGTTGCGACCGGAGAGGCGGATCTCTATCCGCGTCTGGGCCGCACGATGGAATGGGACACGGCCGCAGGTCACGCGGTGCTGGCGGGTGCGGGCGGGCAGGTTGTCCGCTTTGACGATCAGACGCCACTGACCTACGGCAAAGAAGGATATGCCAACCCCTTCTTCATCGCCTATGCGCCGGGTGTGGAGCTTAAGCCCGCCTGA
- a CDS encoding ABC transporter permease — translation MFDSRRRQSGFGAAVNIFELVYHSIVRNVRKSHSNAFMAVLTNMLQIVIFVLAFYIMFTVLGLRSAAIRGDFLLYIMTGIFLYMTHVKTLAAVVASEGPASPMMKHAPMNTVISILSSAFGALYIQLLSLFVILFGYHVIFTPIEFEDPASTFAMLMVAWFTGAALGVLLLAIKPWFPTAVSVFTQIYQRANMIASGKMFVANTLPSFMLALFDWNPLFHAIDQSRGYAFINYNPRYSSWEYAMWVGVILLMIGLMGEFYTRKNTSASWYARR, via the coding sequence ATGTTCGATTCCAGAAGACGGCAATCCGGCTTCGGTGCCGCGGTCAATATATTCGAGCTCGTATATCATTCCATCGTTCGCAACGTTCGGAAATCTCACAGCAATGCATTCATGGCTGTGCTCACCAACATGCTGCAGATCGTCATCTTCGTACTGGCCTTCTACATCATGTTCACCGTTCTGGGCCTGCGCAGCGCGGCGATCCGGGGTGATTTCCTGCTCTACATCATGACCGGCATCTTTCTTTACATGACCCACGTAAAGACGTTGGCCGCCGTCGTCGCCTCGGAAGGGCCCGCAAGCCCGATGATGAAGCATGCGCCGATGAACACGGTCATCTCGATCCTGTCTTCGGCCTTTGGCGCACTTTATATTCAGTTGCTTTCGCTCTTTGTGATCCTTTTCGGGTATCACGTGATCTTCACGCCGATCGAGTTTGAAGATCCGGCAAGCACATTCGCGATGCTGATGGTTGCCTGGTTCACCGGCGCCGCGCTGGGTGTGCTACTTCTGGCCATCAAGCCCTGGTTTCCCACGGCCGTATCGGTCTTCACCCAGATCTATCAGCGCGCGAACATGATCGCGTCGGGCAAGATGTTCGTGGCCAATACGCTGCCCAGCTTTATGCTGGCGCTGTTTGACTGGAACCCGCTCTTTCACGCGATCGACCAGTCGCGCGGTTACGCCTTTATCAATTACAACCCCCGCTACAGCAGTTGGGAATACGCGATGTGGGTCGGCGTCATCCTCCTGATGATCGGCCTGATGGGCGAATTCTATACGCGCAAAAACACCTCGGCGAGCTGGTACGCCCGGAGATGA
- a CDS encoding SH3 domain-containing protein, whose translation MRGLLILLLCLAAPAWATQDQWPALFDVSGVADDDVLNIRSAPDASSDIIGSLGPSDRDIEVISPNDAETWGLVNTGEGTGWVSLRFLTRQPGQWLGALPQPLFCSGTEPFWSFSYDKEKAAQFSTPDLPEQSGLITGHWPAQNRRDRHALVGQVSSVGQIGPAEIAAMLRLGQCSDGMSDRSYGIHIDLLIGDLSDARLLSGCCSLSGP comes from the coding sequence ATGAGGGGGCTTCTCATCCTCCTTTTGTGTCTTGCCGCTCCGGCCTGGGCCACGCAAGATCAATGGCCCGCGCTCTTCGACGTCTCCGGTGTCGCGGACGACGATGTTCTGAACATTCGCTCCGCCCCTGATGCAAGCTCCGATATCATCGGATCGTTGGGCCCGTCGGATCGGGATATCGAGGTCATATCTCCAAACGACGCGGAAACCTGGGGCCTCGTGAATACCGGCGAGGGGACCGGCTGGGTCAGCCTGCGCTTTCTCACCCGCCAGCCCGGCCAATGGTTGGGGGCCCTGCCACAACCGCTTTTCTGCTCGGGGACCGAACCGTTCTGGTCCTTCTCTTATGACAAAGAGAAGGCGGCGCAGTTCAGCACGCCCGATCTGCCGGAGCAGAGCGGCCTGATCACCGGCCACTGGCCTGCACAAAACCGACGTGACCGCCATGCTTTGGTGGGGCAGGTGTCCTCCGTCGGTCAGATCGGCCCGGCAGAGATCGCAGCGATGCTGCGCCTTGGCCAATGCTCCGACGGGATGTCCGACCGAAGCTATGGCATTCACATCGACCTTCTGATCGGCGATCTTTCCGATGCGCGGCTTTTGTCGGGCTGCTGCAGCCTGAGCGGACCTTAG
- a CDS encoding alpha-ketoglutarate-dependent dioxygenase AlkB, with protein MPLMIRGFKLHQSFLGVEAQRGMLEDIRAVVRAAPFFSPMTPYGKPMSVRITAAGQYGWFSDKTGYRYVETHPAGTPWPKIPASIRAVWDSVSGVERAPECCLINYYGEGTKMGLHQDRDEADFAWPVVSISLGDEGLFRIGNTTRGGKTESVWLHSGDVMVMGGPARLTYHGVDRIRFGSSRLLPKGGRLNLTLRVVT; from the coding sequence ATGCCGCTGATGATCCGGGGGTTCAAGCTGCACCAGAGCTTTCTGGGTGTCGAGGCGCAGCGCGGCATGCTGGAGGATATCCGCGCAGTGGTCCGTGCAGCCCCTTTTTTCAGCCCGATGACACCTTACGGCAAGCCCATGTCGGTCCGTATCACGGCAGCCGGGCAATATGGCTGGTTTTCGGACAAGACCGGCTATCGCTATGTCGAGACGCACCCTGCTGGCACGCCCTGGCCCAAGATCCCGGCATCGATCCGGGCGGTGTGGGATTCGGTTTCGGGCGTGGAACGCGCGCCGGAATGCTGTCTGATCAACTATTACGGCGAGGGCACGAAAATGGGCCTTCATCAGGACAGGGACGAGGCGGATTTCGCATGGCCCGTCGTATCCATATCGCTGGGCGATGAGGGCTTGTTCCGGATCGGCAACACCACGCGCGGCGGCAAGACGGAATCGGTCTGGCTGCATTCGGGCGACGTGATGGTGATGGGCGGGCCGGCCCGGCTGACCTATCACGGGGTGGACCGGATCCGGTTCGGCTCGTCCAGGCTGCTGCCCAAGGGCGGGCGGCTGAACCTGACCTTGCGCGTGGTGACCTAA